The Chthoniobacterales bacterium nucleotide sequence ATGGCGAACTTCTCGCCGCGCCCGGTTGAGCCGCGCGGATTTGGCAGGATGACCGTGTAGCCGTTGGCCGCGAAGAGCTGCGCCTCGAAATTGAAGTCGCAGGCGTACTGAGACTGCGGCCCGCCATGCGGCCGGAGCAACGACGGCGGCTTTGTTCCTCCAGCCGGCGGATCGACCGGATTCACGACGAAGCCATGGATTTCTGTCCCGTCCGCGCTTTTGAATTTTGTTTCCTCGACGCGCGCGAGCCGCAAGTCCTTCAGGAACGGTTCGGTCTGCTTCGTCAGATCGCGGAGCTTGTCTTTCTCGACGGCGAAGATTTCATACGGACGATCCGGGGTGCTGGCGCGGACGATAACATTTCCGCTCCGGCTGACGTCATAGGCTGTGACTCTTCGCCGGCCATTCGTCACCGGCTGCGGCGCGCCGCCTTCGACCGATACCCGCATGAGATTCTGCGCGCCGTCATCTTCCACCACCGCGAAAATCGATTTCCCGTCCGGCGCCCAATGCGGTTGGAAAACATTGCGATCCAGCTTTTCGGTCAGGATTTTCGCCTGGCCGCCGGCCGCTGGAATTATCGCGAGCGAATTGACCGCGTATTCGATCTTCTTCGGATCGCCACCGTGAAGATACGCGATCCATTTCCCATCGGGACTCCAGGCCGGCGCGCTGTCCCAATCCGGATGCGGATCGGCTTCCGGCGAAGTCGTGAGCTGGCGTTCCTTTCCCCCGCGCTCGGCCGCGACGACCCAGACATCCCAGTTTTCGGTGCGGTCCGGGTCGTCCCCGCGCTTCGTCACAAACGCGATCTCTTTGCCGTCCGGCGACCAGGCAGGCCAGAGATCATCGTGTTTGCCGGAAGTGAGCGGCTCGACCTTGCGCGACGCGAGATCAAGCAATTGCAGGTGGGAAAAGCGTTCGGTGAGATAACCGTCGATGTCCTTCTTGAAGAAAAGGCGATTGATCACCAGCGGCGGGACCGTCTTTTTCTCCTTCTCTTTCTTCTCCGGCTCGCGCGGATCGGGATCGTGGATGACGAGAACGATCCGCTTCGAATCGGGCGACCAGGCAAAATCTTCCACGCCGCCCTTCGTTTCGGTCAGCTTTTCCGCTTCGCCGCCGCCAATCGGGAGGACCCAAAGCTGGTCGTTTTCGTTGTCGTCTTCGCGGCCAGACAAGAACGCGATCCATTTTCCGTCAGGGCTCCAGCGGGGATGCTTTTGTCCTTTGAGGCCGAAAGTCAGGGCGCGGTTTTCCGAACCATCCCATTTGGCCAGCCAGAGATTCCCGGGCCGTTTGTCCTTCTCCATGTCGGCGACCTTGACGACGTAGGCGACGAAGTTCCCGTCTGGCGAAATATTCGGCTCGTCGACGTCGCGCAGGGCGGCGAAGTCCTCCGGTTTCAGCGTTCGTGGATCGGCCTGACAGATGCTGGCTGCGGCGAGAGCGAGAAGGGCAAACGAGACGGCTTGTTTTCTCATGGCGGATTGATTCTCACACAAAGGTCACCAAGGGACACAACGGAATCGGTAGAGGGAAGGCCAATTCCCAATACCTTTGCGATCCTTGGTGACCTTTGCGTGACGAATCGTCTTTACCGGCGCCGCCGGCCGAATGAATACCCGCGATGGGTGCGTCCGCCGCCGATGGAACGTTTGCCCCCTTCGCTCGATTCCGGCTCGAAAAGCGCCGTGTAGAGATAAGGGAAACCGTCCAGCTTCAGGCGGGGAATCTTTTGCCCCATGAATCGCTCGATCGAGTGCAGGGAGGCCAACTCTTCGCCATTCATCAGGGTAAAAGCGTCGCCCACGTTTTGGGCCCGGCCGGTCCGCCCAATGCGGTGCACATAATCCTCCGGGTGTTCCGGAACATCGTAATTAATAACGTGGCTCACCCCGGCGATGTCGATGCCGCGGGCGGCAATATCCGTCGCCACCATGATTTCGTATTTGCCACTCTTGAATCCTTCGAGGGCTTCGACCCGCTCGCGCTGGGTCCGGTTCGAATGCATCACCGCAACCGAGTGCCGGCCTTGTTTTAGCCGGACCGCGATCTTGTCCGCCCCGTGCTTTGTCCGGCTGAAAATCAGGGCGCTGTCAAAATTCGTCCGCTCGAGCAGGGCCATGAGCAGATCGAATTTTTGCTCGGCCGCGACCGGATAAACCGCGTGCGTAACCGTCTCCGCCGGCGAACGCCGCGCTCCAATCTCCACCATCTGCGGATCGCGCAGCACCCACGCGGCCAGCCGCTCGATCTCAGGCGGGAGCGTCGCGGAAAAAAGGAGTGTCTGCCGATCGGCCGAGATTTGTTCGACGATCCGGCGCACGTCCGGGAGAAACCCCATGTCGAGCATCCGGTCGACTTCATCGAGGACGAGAATGTTGACGTTGCGAAAACTGAGGGAGCCTTGCTCCACGAGGTCGAGCAGCCGTCCCGGAGTGGCGACGACGATGTCGACACCGCGAGCGGCCTCCTCGCGTTGCTTGCCGTAGCCCACCCCGCCGTGGACCACGGAAACCTGCAGATCGGTGAATCGGCCGTAATCGCGAAAGGCGGTTTCGACCTGCGCTGCGAGCTCGCGGGTGGGCTCGAGGACGAGGCAGCGGAAATTCCCGCGCTTGGCCAGCAGGGTTAGAATCGGAAGGGCGAAGGCCGCGGTCTTGCCGGTGCCGGTCTGCGCGGTCCCGATCAAGTCTTTCCCGGCGAGAACGATCGGGAAAGCCCGGAGCTGGATCGGCGTCGGCTCGGTGAATCCCATCGCCTGGGTGCCGCGCACGACTTCTGTCGAAAGGCCAAAATCTTTAAATGACACGCGATGAATCTACTCTCGTTAGGGCATCACACAACGGGCACAAAGGAACTCAACGAAAGATCCAATAAACCTTTGTGATCCGTTGTCTCCGTTGTGCGAGAATCCAAAATGCCTGCGTCGCTCCGCATCTTTGTTCTCGCCGACACCCACGATAAACTGCCGGCGAAGGTCGAAGCGATGGCGGCCGACGCGGATGAGATCTGGCATCTGGGCGATGTTTGTGCGCCTGCCATTCTGCAAGCAATCGAGACGTTCGGACCGCGCGTCACCGTCGTGCGGGGAAATTGCGACGGCACTTTCGAATGGCCCCTTACGGTCGATCTGGAGCGAAACGGCATTCGGTTTCGCCTCGTCCACATTCCTCCGGACGATGCGCCCGAGGAGGTCGAGGTGGTCCTGCACGGCCACACGCACGTGCCACGAAATGAGCGGCGGAACGGTGTCCTCTTCCTGAATCCCGGTTGCGTTACCCGGCCAAATCGGGGCGCGCCGCCTAGCGTTGCGACCTTGGAAATTGCCGCCGATGGAAAATTAGCGTGGCGACTCCTGCCCCTGCGCTGACTCGCGCACCGCTGACCGAACGGCCAGCGGCCACGCGGCGAAATTAACTTTGGGAAACGATCGGGGTCACGGCGCGCTCGCTATTGGCGAACGGCGAGGGAATGCGCAGATGAGCGAACTGCCAGATGCCGATGACGGCGCTCACAACGAGCAGGCTGTAAACGACGATTTCAAACAGGCTGCGCTCTTCGGATTGAAGAAGCATCGCGTAGGTTGATTTACGAACTTGGTTTTTGGTCGGGTTTGTTTTCATAAGAAATTGTTGGTTGACCCTTCCTTATGCAATGCCCGTGCCACGGCCGGGAACAAAGTTATAAACTACTGAACGACAATTCATTGCAATTGAGACGCAGTTCTGCTGTGCGCGGAAGATATTCCGGCGCCGGGATCAGGCCGTTCCGATTTTGGGACGGTTCGGGGACCGCTGGAATCTAGTGGGACCGACGGTCAGAGACCGAAGCTACAGGTGCCGCGAGACGCAGCGATGGTCAGTCTCGGCGGCTCGACAGCGTCTCGCCGCATAAGAGGGCGGTTTGGAAAGCGCCCCTCCTTGGGCTACTTCTCTTCGCTTTCGGTCTCGGTCTCGGTCTCGTCGCTCTTCTTGGATTTCCGGTCCGGCTTCGCCTCGCTCTTGGCTTCAGCCTTGGCGCCCTTGCGCTTTTTCCCCTTTTCTTCCGGCTCCACTTCCTCCACGACCAGGGGCGCGTCGATCCACTCGATGAACGCCACCGGCGCCGCATCGCTTTTACGGGCGCCGAGCTTCACGATCCGGGTGTATCCGCCATTTCGCGTCGCCGAACGAGGCGCGATATCCTCGAACAACTTCTTGACCGCGCCCTTCTGCCGGAGCACCGCCATCGCAGTGCGCCGGGCATGGAGCGAGCCTTTCTTTCCGAGCGTCACCATCTTCTCGGCCAGGGGACGAACCGCCTTGGCTTTCGCGAGAGTGGTCTTGATCCGCTGGTGCTCGATCAAGCTGCAAACCAGGTTGGCCAGGAGCGCTTTCCGGTGCTCCGCGGTGCGGCCCAGTTTCAAAGTCTTCTTTTGGTGTCTCATGGATTCATCCTCGACGCTGACAGTTGCCTAACGAGTGGTCTACTTTTCGTCGTCGGCCGAACCATTCATGCCGGCGTCCGAGGCGATCGGGGTTTCCACCAGGCCCGGATCGAATTTCATCCCGAGACCCAGCTGCAATTGCTGGAGTTTATCCTTGATCTCGTTGAGCGATTTCTTGCCGAAGTTCCGGTACTTGAGCATCTCGGCCTCCGTCTTCTGGGCCAGCTGGCCGACGGTGGTGATGTTTGCGTTGTTCAGGCAATTGGCGGCCCGGACGCTGAGCTCAATCTCATTGACGCTCATGTTGAGAAGCTTCTTGAGCTTCATGTTCTCCTCGCTCACTCCGGCCGGTGTTTCGTCGAACTCGATCACGTCTTCGTTGAAATTCACGAACACATCGAGGTGATGGCGCAGGATCGCGGACGCCTGGAGAAGCGCGTCGTCCGGCGTCAAACGGCCATCGGTCCAGACTTCGAGGATGAGCTTGTCATAATCGGTCCGCTGGCCGACGCGGGTGTTTTCGACGGCGTATTTCACCCGGGTGACCGGCGAAAAAATGGAATCGATCGGGATCAGGCCGATCGGCTGATCGGCGC carries:
- a CDS encoding S9 family peptidase, coding for MRKQAVSFALLALAAASICQADPRTLKPEDFAALRDVDEPNISPDGNFVAYVVKVADMEKDKRPGNLWLAKWDGSENRALTFGLKGQKHPRWSPDGKWIAFLSGREDDNENDQLWVLPIGGGEAEKLTETKGGVEDFAWSPDSKRIVLVIHDPDPREPEKKEKEKKTVPPLVINRLFFKKDIDGYLTERFSHLQLLDLASRKVEPLTSGKHDDLWPAWSPDGKEIAFVTKRGDDPDRTENWDVWVVAAERGGKERQLTTSPEADPHPDWDSAPAWSPDGKWIAYLHGGDPKKIEYAVNSLAIIPAAGGQAKILTEKLDRNVFQPHWAPDGKSIFAVVEDDGAQNLMRVSVEGGAPQPVTNGRRRVTAYDVSRSGNVIVRASTPDRPYEIFAVEKDKLRDLTKQTEPFLKDLRLARVEETKFKSADGTEIHGFVVNPVDPPAGGTKPPSLLRPHGGPQSQYACDFNFEAQLFAANGYTVILPNPRGSTGRGEKFAMGIYADWGHRDVEDDLASVDDAVTRGLADPDRLGVGGWSYGGISTNYLIATTTRFKAATSGASISNVLAGYGTDQYLRDYENELGVPWKNRDTWMRISYPFLQADKIKTPTLFLCGEADFNVPLLNTEQMYQALRSLGVPTELVIYPGQNHGLKKPSYIIDRYKRYLEWYAKWLTPPTTAKP
- a CDS encoding DEAD/DEAH box helicase, with amino-acid sequence MSFKDFGLSTEVVRGTQAMGFTEPTPIQLRAFPIVLAGKDLIGTAQTGTGKTAAFALPILTLLAKRGNFRCLVLEPTRELAAQVETAFRDYGRFTDLQVSVVHGGVGYGKQREEAARGVDIVVATPGRLLDLVEQGSLSFRNVNILVLDEVDRMLDMGFLPDVRRIVEQISADRQTLLFSATLPPEIERLAAWVLRDPQMVEIGARRSPAETVTHAVYPVAAEQKFDLLMALLERTNFDSALIFSRTKHGADKIAVRLKQGRHSVAVMHSNRTQRERVEALEGFKSGKYEIMVATDIAARGIDIAGVSHVINYDVPEHPEDYVHRIGRTGRAQNVGDAFTLMNGEELASLHSIERFMGQKIPRLKLDGFPYLYTALFEPESSEGGKRSIGGGRTHRGYSFGRRRR
- a CDS encoding metallophosphoesterase family protein, whose product is MPASLRIFVLADTHDKLPAKVEAMAADADEIWHLGDVCAPAILQAIETFGPRVTVVRGNCDGTFEWPLTVDLERNGIRFRLVHIPPDDAPEEVEVVLHGHTHVPRNERRNGVLFLNPGCVTRPNRGAPPSVATLEIAADGKLAWRLLPLR
- the rplQ gene encoding 50S ribosomal protein L17, translated to MRHQKKTLKLGRTAEHRKALLANLVCSLIEHQRIKTTLAKAKAVRPLAEKMVTLGKKGSLHARRTAMAVLRQKGAVKKLFEDIAPRSATRNGGYTRIVKLGARKSDAAPVAFIEWIDAPLVVEEVEPEEKGKKRKGAKAEAKSEAKPDRKSKKSDETETETESEEK
- a CDS encoding DNA-directed RNA polymerase subunit alpha, which produces MPVHYGRFEMPKTLVKDEHGATETYARFVAEPFEAGYGHTVGNSLRRVLLSSLEGAAITAVKITGAQHEFATLPGVVEDVTDIVLNLKRIKFKAAEHEPRKLSLSINKEGEVTAGDIQLVQGYEVLNPDQLICTMDKKHKFDAELEVRVGRGFATGDENKRADQPIGLIPIDSIFSPVTRVKYAVENTRVGQRTDYDKLILEVWTDGRLTPDDALLQASAILRHHLDVFVNFNEDVIEFDETPAGVSEENMKLKKLLNMSVNEIELSVRAANCLNNANITTVGQLAQKTEAEMLKYRNFGKKSLNEIKDKLQQLQLGLGMKFDPGLVETPIASDAGMNGSADDEK